From the Acidicapsa ligni genome, one window contains:
- a CDS encoding sensor histidine kinase — translation MPDDYQIPAIALIAALMLAFAYLHMRFRSVRTLLWLLALGCAEIQAVLVWLCFHYVSSRHAAIAMNVTSESARLLSTALFLSSLSPRTFRIGRFQILYVIPYIIPILIYSALYYGVAQHPSTPLFTIYCLLAFWAAAIGFVWGLQKGPIPIWLNVVVVVCAALLCVPLFIRGNIYLPLLLVESSNMLVTALLVLYSFKRFSPGVVLAITGFIAWAIPPILLTQTASSHALVMIVLTRAFVLGKVLVAMGLILLVLEDEVEKNQTAQRRERRVRLELEAYARQALTARSLEEFDRNSNHLCAMIATHSRFARVAMLVRGIGSCHLVGYAGMDGAMAGAVDSVAERLPVDIFAPGGKLLAPDSNSLDLDLIPWLSPGDDLERMQMTRLCAIAMLGPDNTVEGALLLAGLRNPQETLRADDLLPLEILAGRLQASRAQAMMLGKLIESERFAGVGQLAANVAQQLNNPLTVILGYAALLEDASEPGPERHGAEAIVVEARRMKSILERLSSFSRFTTDRFVSFSVADLITDIEQLHRTDFLRHSIEFRLSSEPDLPEIFGNVHQIRQALMHAMRFAIESALRLGPNEHKAVRVEATSHDGRVQILIGHSGHSFSNPERAFDSLSSGFTGIEATGIGLGLCAAIIREHRGTITAVNFEPTGAAVILDLPIS, via the coding sequence ATGCCTGATGACTACCAGATCCCCGCGATAGCCCTGATCGCAGCTCTCATGCTCGCCTTCGCATATCTGCATATGCGTTTTCGCAGCGTGCGTACTCTTCTCTGGCTGCTCGCCCTCGGCTGCGCTGAAATTCAGGCCGTGCTGGTATGGCTCTGCTTCCACTACGTCTCATCACGCCATGCGGCCATAGCAATGAACGTGACTAGCGAATCCGCGCGCCTGCTCAGCACTGCGCTGTTTCTGAGTTCGCTTTCGCCTCGCACCTTTCGAATCGGCCGCTTCCAGATTCTCTACGTCATTCCCTACATCATCCCCATCCTGATCTACTCCGCCCTGTATTACGGAGTCGCCCAGCACCCTTCGACCCCCTTGTTCACGATCTATTGCCTGCTCGCCTTTTGGGCGGCCGCCATAGGATTCGTATGGGGCCTGCAAAAGGGACCGATCCCCATCTGGTTGAACGTCGTAGTCGTCGTTTGCGCCGCACTGCTTTGCGTCCCCCTGTTTATCCGGGGAAATATCTATCTGCCTCTGCTCCTGGTCGAGTCCAGCAACATGCTGGTTACCGCGCTGCTCGTGCTCTACAGCTTCAAGCGCTTTTCCCCGGGAGTCGTTCTCGCCATCACCGGCTTTATCGCCTGGGCCATACCTCCCATTCTCCTCACGCAGACAGCCTCGTCGCATGCTCTCGTCATGATCGTTCTGACGCGCGCCTTTGTCCTCGGAAAAGTCCTCGTCGCTATGGGACTCATCCTGCTCGTGTTGGAAGATGAAGTAGAAAAAAATCAGACCGCCCAGCGCCGCGAACGACGCGTCCGTCTCGAACTGGAAGCCTACGCGCGCCAGGCCCTCACCGCGCGCAGCCTCGAAGAGTTCGATCGCAACAGCAACCATCTCTGCGCCATGATTGCCACGCACAGCCGTTTTGCCCGCGTAGCCATGCTGGTTCGCGGCATCGGCTCCTGTCACCTGGTCGGTTATGCCGGAATGGACGGAGCCATGGCCGGTGCCGTCGACAGCGTCGCAGAGCGCCTGCCCGTGGATATCTTTGCACCCGGCGGCAAACTTCTCGCCCCCGATAGCAACTCTCTCGATCTCGACCTCATCCCCTGGCTCAGCCCCGGCGACGACCTCGAACGCATGCAGATGACCCGTCTTTGCGCCATCGCCATGCTCGGTCCCGACAACACCGTTGAAGGCGCATTGCTCCTCGCCGGATTGCGCAATCCACAGGAAACACTCCGCGCCGACGACCTTTTGCCTCTCGAAATTCTCGCCGGACGCCTGCAGGCCTCACGCGCCCAGGCCATGATGCTCGGCAAACTCATCGAGTCCGAGCGCTTCGCCGGAGTAGGCCAACTCGCCGCCAACGTTGCCCAGCAACTGAACAACCCGCTCACTGTCATCCTTGGCTACGCCGCTCTCCTTGAAGACGCCTCTGAACCCGGCCCCGAGCGCCACGGGGCAGAAGCCATCGTCGTCGAAGCCCGCCGCATGAAGAGTATTCTCGAACGGCTCTCCAGCTTTTCCCGCTTCACCACCGACCGGTTTGTCTCCTTCTCCGTCGCCGATCTCATCACGGATATCGAACAACTCCACCGCACCGATTTTCTTCGTCACTCCATCGAGTTCCGCCTGTCCTCCGAACCCGATCTCCCTGAGATATTCGGCAACGTTCACCAGATTCGCCAGGCGCTCATGCACGCCATGCGTTTTGCCATCGAGTCCGCATTACGCCTCGGGCCCAATGAACACAAAGCCGTCCGCGTAGAAGCCACCAGCCACGACGGCCGCGTACAAATACTCATCGGCCACTCCGGTCACAGCTTCTCAAATCCAGAACGCGCATTCGATTCACTCTCTTCCGGCTTCACCGGCATCGAAGCCACAGGAATAGGCCTGGGCCTCTGCGCCGCCATCATCCGCGAACACCGCGGCACCATCA